One segment of Prionailurus bengalensis isolate Pbe53 chromosome D4, Fcat_Pben_1.1_paternal_pri, whole genome shotgun sequence DNA contains the following:
- the TRMO gene encoding tRNA (adenine(37)-N6)-methyltransferase — protein MRVLEETGPEATATPCGCVKPALETGNLLTEPVGYLESCFSAKNGTPRQPSVCSHSRACLRIRKSIFNNPEHSLMGLEQFSHVWILFVFHKNGHLSCKAKVQPPRLNGAKTGVFSTRSPHRPNAIGLTLAKLEKVEGGAIYLSGIDMIHGTPVLDIKPYIAEYDSPQNFIERLQDFNLQNNQYKHPNTPRSGGKTDSCDQQQLSRYDKPQHYGHTEEKLKCAEDRTSGENYMKHDSSTQIRQNSPKHREIVGDLGVKSRSDQSPSVAEEQIGPYFLEKSFSEEGTERRQRRGKEAVIAQGSSTEVQPVVLHGRPRRADAAHCSVVPAWVREAPVATLEVRFTPHAEMDLEHLSSGGVPDGSQSSFKYFQSAEEARHAIEAVLSADPRSVYRRKLCQDRLFYFTVDIAHVTCWFGDGFAEVLRIKPASEPIQMTDPTESLVSLGS, from the exons ATGCGCGTCTTGGAGGAGACAGGGCCTGAGGCCACAGCGACCCCGTGCGGGTGCGTGAAGCCGGCTTTGGAAACAG GGAATCTTTTAACTGAGCCAGTTGGCTACTTGGAATCCTGTTTCTCAGCCAAGAATGGTACTCCAAGGCAGCCATCTGTTTGTAGCCATTCGCGAGCTTGTTTGAGAATTCGGAAGAGCATCTTTAATAATCCTGAACATTCCTTGATGGGCTTAGAACAGTTTTCTCATGTTTG gattttgtttgtttttcacaaaaATGGTCATTTGAGCTGTAAGGCAAAAGTGCAGCCTCCTAGGCTGAATGGCGCAAAGACTGGAGTTTTCTCCACAAGGAGCCCTCATCGTCCCAATGCAATAGGATTGACTCTGGCCAAGCTGGAAAAGGTAGAAg GTGGAGCCATATACCTTTCTGGAATTGACATGATTCATGGCACACCTGTCCTAGACATAAAGCCCTACATAGCTGAGTATGACTCACCACAAAATTTCATTGAACGTTTACAGGACTTTAATTTACAGAATAACCAATATAAGCACCCAAACACTCCCCGTTCCGGTGGCAAGACTGACAGCTGTGACCAGCAACAGCTCTCAAGGTATGATAAACCACAACACTATGGTCACACTGAGGAGAAACTTAAATGTGCTGAAGACAGAACTTCAGGAGAAAACTATATGAAACATGACAGCTCAACACAAATCCGGCAAAACTCCCCTAAGCACAGGGAGATAGTGGGAGATTTGGGTGTCAAATCCAGAAGTGATCAGAGTCCAAGTGTGGCAGAAGAGCAAATCGGCCCATATTTCCTGGAGAAGAGCTTCTCAGAGGAAGGTACAGAAAGGAggcaaaggagagggaaagaagcagTGATTGCACAAGGAAGTAGTACAGAGGTCCAGCCTGTGGTCCTTCACGGCCGTCCCAGGAGGGCTGATGCAGCCCACTGCAGCGTGGTCCCCGCGTGGGTGAGAGAGGCCCCTGTGGCCACCTTGGAAGTGCGGTTTACTCCTCACGCAGAGATGGATCTTGAGCACCTCAGTTCAGGAGGTGTACCAG ATGGCAGTCAgtcttcatttaaatattttcaatcagCAGAGGAAGCAAGGCATGCCATTGAGGCTGTGTTGTCAGCTGACCCTCGGTCTGTATATCGACGGAAGCTCTGCCAGGATCGCCTTTTCTACTTTACTGTAGACATAGCGCATGTCACTTGCTGGTTTGGTGATGGCTTTGCAGAGGTTCTAAGGATCAAGCCAGCTTCAGAGCCTATTCAAATGACTGACCCTACAGAGTCCTTGGTGTCTCTGGGATCGTAA
- the HEMGN gene encoding hemogen, translated as MDLGKDQSRSMLHQTPGPHQEENHVPEIIGTWNLRNREQLRKRKEEAQEKQTSQWQFGEKKCKRPRIGKGNKRGRKRQQNTDLKVEPQSQFKKDMREKALAPMEKELEPPRTITEALYLVASPKKVVPEKQIFAMDQESIIHQANSSEIQETAIQNHSSETCQDMADPEVLSPKICQETAVLQGHPSKMCPDMAEPEALSSKTCQETAILQNNSSRMCPDMTKPEDLSPNMCQEIAVLQGHPFRMAEPEDLAPKLCQETAVVKVLPSKTEDIANLEGCSPEAFTKPDVPKGYAHETYQKRAEPEEYNSEPDQGIAETESFLPKTEEIAVPKDLSTKTHQETVEPEHFSHETYKEIAVPKAPSHKTIQEMPAAGEYPPEIYQETPESEDSSPEIYQETPGSEDYSPEIYQETPGPEDLSTNTYKNKDVPQECFPEPYQETDGPQGQDPKAHQEDAKDVYTFPQEMREKPKAEEPEIPAIPNVPQEIHPENDVYNYVLF; from the exons ATGGATTTGGGAAAGGACCAATCTCGCTCGATGCTCCATCAGACACCTGGTCCTCATCAAGAAGAGAACCATGTTCCAG AAATCATTGGAACTTGGAATCTGCGAAACAGAGAACaactcaggaaaagaaaagaggaagcacAAGAGAAGCAAACTTCACAATGGCAATTTGG agagaaaaaatgcaaGAGGCCAAGgataggaaaaggaaataaaagaggcagaaagagacaacAAAACACAGACCTGAAGGTGGAGCCTCAGTCACAATTTAAAAAGGACATGAGGGAGAAAGCATTAGCACCTATGGAGAAAGAACTTGAACCGCCTAGGACTATAACTGAAGCGCTCTATCTGGTAGCCTCTCCCAAAAAAGTTGTGCCTGAGAAACAAATTTTTGCAATGGATCAAGAAAGCATTATACATCAGGCGAATTCTTCCGAGATACAAGAAACAGCAATACAAAACCACTCTTCTGAAACATGCCAAGATATGGCTGACCCTGAAGTCCTCTCTCCTAAAATATGCCAAGAAACAGCTGTACTTCAAGGCCATCCTTCCAAAATGTGCCCTGATATGGCTGAACCTGAAGCCCTCTCTTCTAAAACGTGCCAAGAAACAGCCATACTTCAAAACAATTCTTCCAGAATGTGCCCTGATATGACTAAACCTGAAGACCTCTCTCCTAACATGTGCCAAGAAATAGCTGTACTTCAAGGCCATCCTTTCAGAATGGCTGAACCTGAAGATCTCGCTCCTAAACTGTGCCAAGAAACAGCTGTAGTCAAAGTCCTTCCTTCTAAAACTGAAGACATAGCTAACCTGGAAGGATGCTCTCCCGAAGCATTCACCAAACCAGATGTGCCTAAAGGCTATGCTCATGAAACATACCAGAAAAGAGCTGAACCTGAGGAATACAATTCTGAACCAGATCAAGGAATTGCTGAGACTGAAAGCTTCTTgcctaaaacagaagaaatagctGTGCCTAAAGACCTTTCTACAAAAACACACCAAGAAACAGTTGAACCCGAACACTTCTCTCAtgaaacatataaagaaattgCTGTGCCTAAAGCACCCTCTCACAAGACAATCCAAGAAATGCCTGCTGCTGGGGAATATCCACCTGAAATATACCAAGAAACACCTGAGTCTGAAGACTCTTCGCCTGAAATATACCAAGAAACACCTGGGTCTGAAGACTATTCGCCTGAAATATACCAAGAAACACCTGGGCCTGAGGACCTCTCCAccaacacatataaaaataaggaTGTGCCTCAAGAATGCTTTCCAGAGCCGTACCAAGAAACAGATGGGCCCCAAGGCCAGGATCCTAAAGCACACCAGGAGGATGCTAAGGATGTTTATACTTTTCCTCAAG aaatgagagaaaaacccAAAGCAGAGGAACCAGAGATACCAGCAATTCCAAATGTTCCTCAAGAGATTCATCCAGAAAATGACGTCtataattatgttttgttttaa